Genomic window (Bradyrhizobium sp. 186):
CACCAGGAAATGCAGGAAATAGTAGGCGGCACCGAGTCGGCTGAGGACCAACCACATTCCTTGCGGAGGGTTACCGCCCGCGAAAACGAGAAGAACGCAGTCAACCACCAGGATCCAGAAAAACACGCGGAAGACCGGTCTGAAGCGGGCCGAGCGAACCGGGCTGGGATCGAGCCATGGCACCACGAACAGCACCAGAATGGATCCGGCCATCGCAGCTACGCCAAGAAGCTTGTTCGGAACTGATTTCAGGATCGCGTAATACGGCAGTAGGTACCATTCGGGCACGATTTCCGGCGGGGTCACGCCGGGATTGGCGGGGATCGAATTGTCGGGATTAAGCAAAGCGCCCGGCTCATAGAAAACGAACCAGCCGAACACCAGCAGGAAGACCGCGAGTCCTAGCAGGTCTTTGACTGTGTAATAGGGATGGAAGGCAAGCGTGTCCTCCGGATTCTTGGCCTCGATGCCGTCCGGGTTGTTGGAGCCGAACCGGTGCAGCGCGACGAGGTGCAGGAGCACAACCGCGACGATTACGAACGGCAGCAGGTAGTGCAGGGCGTAAAACCGATTGAGGGTGGCATTGCCGACCCCAAACCCGCCCAGCAGCCAGGTGACGATGCCGTCACCGACGAGCGGGATGGCGGAGAAAAGATTGGTAATGACGGTGGCGCCCCAAAAACTCATCTGGCCCCAGGGTAATGTGTACCCGAAGAATGCGGTCGCCATCATCAAGAGCAAGATCGCGACGCCCATTATCCAGAGCAGCTCGCGCGGCGCCTTGTAAGACCCGTAATAAAGCCCGCGAAATATGTGGATGTACACCGCAGCGAAGAACATCGATGCGCCGGTGGTATGCAGATATCGGATCAGCCAGCCATAATTCACGTCACGCATGATGTGCTCAACGGAATTGAAAGCACCGTTAACCGTCGGCGTGTAGTTCATCGCCAGTGCGATGCCGGTCGCGATCATGATCAGCAGCACGATGCCCGCCAGCGATCCGAAATTCCAAAGATAGTTCAAATTCCTTGGCGCCGGATAATCGTGCAGTTCATGGCGCAGAAAAGTGAAGATCGGCAGCCGACAATCGATCCAGCGAACGACTGGATTCGAAAACTCTGAAGTGCTTCCGGGGTGATCATCGATGCCTTGCGTTGTCATTTACAGGTCCTGATCA
Coding sequences:
- a CDS encoding cytochrome b N-terminal domain-containing protein, producing the protein MTTQGIDDHPGSTSEFSNPVVRWIDCRLPIFTFLRHELHDYPAPRNLNYLWNFGSLAGIVLLIMIATGIALAMNYTPTVNGAFNSVEHIMRDVNYGWLIRYLHTTGASMFFAAVYIHIFRGLYYGSYKAPRELLWIMGVAILLLMMATAFFGYTLPWGQMSFWGATVITNLFSAIPLVGDGIVTWLLGGFGVGNATLNRFYALHYLLPFVIVAVVLLHLVALHRFGSNNPDGIEAKNPEDTLAFHPYYTVKDLLGLAVFLLVFGWFVFYEPGALLNPDNSIPANPGVTPPEIVPEWYLLPYYAILKSVPNKLLGVAAMAGSILVLFVVPWLDPSPVRSARFRPVFRVFFWILVVDCVLLVFAGGNPPQGMWLVLSRLGAAYYFLHFLVVLPLVGRFERPRPLPVSIKQPVLATAGGSIAVRDINGGA